The stretch of DNA gaaaaaatgccttgttattgagagagatTAGAGCAGAATGGCCTTGCATTACAACGGTGGTGTGTaaaggagcatctctgaacacataacacaaagaaccttgaagtggatgggctacagcagcaacagTCCACAAAAATCaagtatacattcagtggccactttattcggtgcAGGAGATACATAATAaagtgccactgagtgtatgaagagtaaaagagaagcaagagttgatattggactgctggaaagtggtgctggagaggtagtaatgggtgacaaagaaatggcagatgaacctaagtattttgtatcagttttcacCAACAATGGAAAACACCAGTAGTAGCCAGAAATTGGAGAGTTTTGGGGCAGGCATGAGGGTAGGTGCTactactaaggagaaagtgcataggaagctgaaagacctgaagagagatgagtcacctggaccagatggactacaccccagagttctgaaggaagtagctgaagagatagtggaggtGTTAGTAgtgagagtcatagagcactacaccacaagaacaggctctttggcccatctagtctctgtgctgaactattaatctgcctaaccCCATCGAACATCACCCAGAACATAGCCTTCATAGccctcctatccaaatttctccgaaatgttgaaattgagtacTCATTCAcaatttgtgctggcagcttgttccacactctcaccaatctctgagtgaagaaattacctctcatgttccccttaaacatttcaactttcacctttaactactgacctctagttgtagtcttacttaacttcagtggaaaaagcatgttTGTTTTCACCTTATCTATAGCCCTTATAattatacctctttcaaatctcccctcattgtcTTACGTTCTAATGagttaagtcctaacctattcaacctttccctgaaactcaggtcctcaagttctggcaacgtccttgtaaattgtctctgcaaTATTTCAGTCTTATTGGTATCTTTCTTGAAGTAAGGCGACcggaactgaatacaatactccaaattagacctcaccaacaatTCATACAACTTCATTACaatccaactcctgtacttaatactttggTTTCTGAAGGCCATTATGTCAGAAGCTCCTTTacaaccctacctacctgtgacaccatttaCAAGCAATTAtagatctatattcccagatctgtGTTCTACCACTCGCCTCAGTGCCCTGCAGATCATCATGTAAGTTCTACCctgatttgtcctcccaaagtaaaCACCTCACACACCTgtgtgcattaaattccaccagcCATTTTCCATTTTTTCAGCTGGCTCACTATGAGATTTGATTgccttctcccctatccactACCCCCTCCCAATTTTGGTGTCTTTCTCAAAATTATTCATCCAGTTGacaacattatcattcagattgttgatatatATTACAAATATCAAAAGACCCTGCACTGATCCCTGAGGTATACaacaagtcacaggcctccatctcCTACTAGTCTCTGGTTTCTTCCATGAAGCCAATATCtagtccaatttactacctcatcctgaatgccaagcaactgaaccttcctgaccagccTTTCATGTGGAGCCTTGTCAAATTACTTGCGCAAgtccatgttgacaacatccactgccttgccttcatcaactttcctggtaacttccatgAAAGACTGCTTAAAATTacttaaacatgacctaccatgttcAAAGCCATATTATCTATCCcttatcagtccctgtctatacaAATACTTATACATCCAGTCACTTAGAATATCTTCTAGTTACTTACccagtactgatgtcaggctcactgtcTTATAAATTCCTGGCTTATTTTTAGTGCATTTCTTTAACAGCAGAACAATATTAGCTAGCCTCTAATCCTCCGGCTCCTCACATGTTGCTATGGATGtttgaaatatctctgctaggggccCTGTAATTTCTACACTACCCTGCCACAAGGtttgaggggggaaaaaaacttgACAGGCTCTGGGGAGTTACTTGCcgcaagacagcaaacacctcctcctctgtaatctgtatattgGCCATGACATTGGTCATTGTTCTTTTGCCTCATGTCTATAGACTCTGTACCCAAGTCCCGAGTAAATGCCAGTGTTTTAGGTAACCACAGATGTgaaaaaattcatttaagatctctcctgTTTCTTTTGGCTACATGCATAGATGaaaactctgatcttcaagagaacCAGTTTTGTTCATTgctgtccttttgctcttaatatatctgtagaatcctgTGAGATTCTCCTTCACCCTGACAGCTTGAGGAATctaatgccttcttttagccctcttgattttcTTCTGTTGCATTTGTTATACGTCTTATGTACTGATTTGTTCCTTCCACTCTATATCTGCAATGCACCTCCTTTATTTTAATCAGGTCCTGaatatctctcgaaaaccaagTTTCCCTACATCTGTTAccctttctttatttttctgataggaacatacaaactctttaccttcaaaatttcacctttgcaggcctcccatttaccaagcatatctttgctagaaaacaacctgtcacaatccacatttgccacatcctttctgataccatcaaaattggcctttctccaacttaggatctcaacccaaggaccagagcTATCCTTCTTCACAATTATCTTGAAAGTACTGGCTTATGATCACTAGGTGCAATGTTCCACTGCATACACTTCTGTCAGCTACCTTGTCTCATTTTCACATAGGAGATCTAGTACTGCACTGTCTCCAGATAGGACCACTagatattgattaaggaaactttcctgaacactcaACAAACTTTTtttcatccagcccttttacagtacaggagtcccaatcaatatgtggaaaattaaaatcacttaTTATCATAACCTTATTTTTCATGCAACAGTctatgatctctctacaaatttgttcatcCAATCCCACTGACTATTGGCTGGTCTGTAATATATTGCTATTAACATGGTCATCCCTTTtgtattcctcagttccacctcagtagacaagctctccagtctgtcctgtctgagcactctctgactagtaatgtcacccctttgcctttaatccctcccgctctatcacataaaaaaaaacctgagaacattgagctgtcagtcctgccccttcCGCAacaaagtctcactaatggctacaaaatCATAATTTCACTTGTTGATTATTACCCTAAGCTCATCTCCCTTTCCTACAAAACTGCTTGCATTGACgtagacacagctcagaacattagtcccaccatgctcaacatttcaattcctgactttgtacgTAAGCTCAATAACATCTTTCTCCACTCCATTATCTGCTCTGGCTCTCTGGTTTtcatccccctgcaattctagtttaactagtttaaaccccacaccCAACCCTGCCCTGTGTAGCACTAGCACTAGCAAAATTTCCCACGTGGATATCAGTTCTCAGTTCAAGTGCAGACTGCCCCatctgtacaggtcctacctccccttgaagagagcccagtgatccaaaaatcagaagtgcagggaagtgtttggtcatgcagtttgatagaagaaataaaggagtagactattttctaaatgaggagcaaattcagaaatcagaggtgcaaagggagtcTTGGTGAAGGATTCtctttaacttgcaggttgagtcagtagtaaggaaggcagatgtaatgttagcattcatttcaagaggtttagtatacaatagcaaggatgtaatgctgaggctttataaagcattggtcagactgcatttggaatatggtgagcagttttggctaagaaaggatctgctagtattggagagggtccagaggaggttgaccagaatgttcccaggaatgaaagggttagcatatgaggagcatttgtacttgagtttagaagaatggtggggtgggggggggggggaggaagaatctcattgaaacctagtgaatattgaaaggtttagatagtgtggatgcagagggaatgtttcctatagcggatgagtctaggaccagagggtacagtttcagaatagagggatatccatttaaaacagcaatgaggaggaatatctttagccggaggatggcaaatctgtggaattcattgctatggatagctgtggaggccaagtcattgagtatatttaaagcagaggttgattgataggttcttgattaggcatggcatcaaaggctatggggagaagaaaAGAGAATAAGTTTGAGggagttaataaatcagccaggatggaatggcagagcagacactaTGGACccagtgacctaattctgctcctatatcatatggtcttaagaAAATCTATTGtatattgaaagccctagatagagtggatgtggaacgGATGtatcctatagcgggggagtctcggaccagagggcacaacttcagaatacaGTAGAAGGATATCCCTAAAGTAACTAAACAGCACTTTTGTTTTGGTGATGTTCAGGGAAAAGTTCCAGTTCCAAAGAAGCTGACAGtatcctgtctaaatgactattgtctgatggcattaacatctaCCATTATGAAACGCTTTGAGTGGCTGGTGATGGTGCACATTAAAGTCTTTCTCCTGACTACATTGGACCCTTTTCAGTTCGCTTATTGCCCAAATTGTTCCACTGATGTTGCAATAGCCTTTtccctccagtctgtcctgtcccTCCTAGGAAATGGGGTAtcatatgccagactgctgtttatagacttcattttagcgttcaacaccatcataccccagaaaccggtggggaaactgtccttgCTGGGTTTCAACACCTCCTCCTGCAAATGGATATTGAACTTCTTCCAGTAAGGCTACAGTCAGTCCATGTGGGTAGCAACATCTCTAGTCCCATTATGCTGAGCATTGGTGTCCCCCAAGGTTGTGTCCTCAGCCCGCAGCTGTTCATACTGCTGACACACAGGATCCAACTCAGACAGTGTTATCAAGTTTGGGGATGACACAAGAGTAGTTGGCTTCATCATGAATAATGACAAGACAGAGTATATAGAGAGGAGGTGGAGCTGCTGGTAGATTGATGTGAGAAGAATGATGtaagcctgaatgtggagaagacaaaggaaatcattgtggacttcaggaaggtgcaggaaccccccccccctcaccccccccccccccataaatacatggcttctctgtagagagagttaagtgcaccatgttcctgggagttcacatcatggatgacctcacctggtcccttaatatcacctccctggacaagaaggcacagaggCAACTCCACCTcttaaggagattgaggcaagcaatgCTCCCACCCCCATCTTAACAGCTTCTTAcagaagcaccattgagagcaccctgagaagttgcatctccatctggtatggaagcagtCAAGCAGTGGACCAGAAGTCCATACAAGGGATTGTGAGAAAAGCCGAGAGGAtcgtaggggtctccctaccatacgtcggggacatttatcaggaatgCTGCATATGCAGGTCCCttggtattattaaggatcccatccatccatcctgcattctgtttgactttctgccatcaggcaggagtatGCGATGCATAAAACAAGAGCAGTCCAGATAAGAAACAGTTTCTTcactcaggccattaggcttctgaattccCAGTGCATTATATTTAATGTGTCTTTGGTTAATTTATTCCATACCTTCCAATATTTAAAATTAATGCACCTTAGTTTGATATTTATGCgtgattcatttgtagattttatgTGTACTACTGTCCTTTACATCCTGGTTCGAACAaacgtctcatttctatatacattatatggttatatgttacaTACAcgcatatagttaaatgacagtaaacttgacttgatttgactcgTCATGACACCATGTCTCTCAGCTGTTTATGTCCTTCATGTACTTTGACCAAATATTATTTGAGATATAGCTCACCACAGTGTATCATCTGTAGATGTGTgagtggagttagagcagaatctaacCACAGAGTCATCAAGTAGACTGAGGACACAGCCTGGTGGGTTGTCAATGTTGAAAATAATCTTGGCTGAGGTGTGACTGCTTATCCTTACTGATTGCTGTCTGTTAATCAataagtcaaggatctagttacAAAGGGAGGTACTGAGTCCCAGGTTTAGAAATTTGGGGAtcagtttgcttggaattattgtATTGAAAGTAgcgctgtagtcaataaacaatagtctaatGTAAATACGTTTACTGTCCAGATGCGACAcaacacaaaacaaaacaaacaaactaactgtccagatgctccagagatggtGTAGGGTCAGAAAGGTGGTGTTTGCCATAGAACTCTTTCAGGTGGTTGCCAAATTGCAGTGTGTTGCAGCTGTCTGGAGGGTGGAGTTAATGCATAGCATGGccagcctctcaaagtacttcatgatGGCAGATATCAGAGACAATTTAACTTGTTTTCCTTAGGTACTGTGATGATttttttaaagcaggtgggaacctcagatTAAAGCAGGGAGAGGTCAAAATGCAATATCCCCACCAGCCGTTCTGCACAGGATCTAAGGACACAGGCAGCGATATCTTCTGGGTCAGTTTCTTACCATGGGTTCACTTTCTGGAAGACTGACCTTTTGTGCATAACAATGACTGTGGGTTGAGCTGCACGGGGCACCATTGGAGTGGGTGGTGACCTTCCAGAAAGTGAACCTGATACTCAGCAGAAGAATACCAACAGTTCCTTGTTACAGACAGACAGGGAATGGTTTGTTAGATGGTAGAGTTTCTTTcaaaaaattgaagaaaaaaattaattacTTTTTTGACTATTCTGAAAACCTAAGATATTAAGTGttaagaatgggaaagagagaaaatatgCTTATACATGCAGCTGAATAAATTGAAAGTTAAtgtttaaaattttcttttccttttgttCCATGTAGATCTAATGACAGCAGCTGTGAAAGCATTTTAACCAGtgttcactttttttaaatattcagGGATTTCAGTTGCCCAAGCCCCCAGAGCCACCTGCTGTTGAAGTAGAATACTACACTATTGCTGAATTCCAGACACACATTGCTGATGGGATCAGCTTCCGAGGAGGGCAGAAAGCTGAGGTATATATCATATTTGAATCACTTCGGTTAAGATTGACACAGGACACTCATTACTTTTAAGTTATTGTTTAAGATGCTGAAAAATAACTTCGTTGCCCTCAGAATTCCATTAGTTGTGCCAACAAATGACTGTAATGCATGTATTACTAAGTAATGGCGAAACTTTCTTTCCGATGTTTCTACTTTAGTTCCTGGTGTAGTTTACAaatttacaatatttattcctctTTAAAGCACGCAATTCTAAAGTTTCTGTTTGAAATGTTCTCATTGGAAAGACTTGACATTAAACAAATAATTGCCACAAAATTCTTAAGATATGTACATACCAAACAGCTCTGTGTTCATCTTAATGCTTAATCTTTATCTGGCTGTCATATTGACTGAACTATAGTAACTGTTTACATATTTAATCCTTAGGTCATTGAGAAAAATTTAGGTGGGTGGTGGTATGTGCAGATTGGGCAAAAGGAGGGGTGGGCACCATCTTCATACATTGACAAAAGAAAGAAGCCAAACTTGTCCAGAAGAAGCAGCACATTAATGCGGCCAAAAGTCCCTCCCCCAGCACCACCCACCAAAAGCAAGCCAAACTCTGAAGAAACAAATCCAGAAAGTGAGAGGGAATGCACACAGCAAAAACCCAAATTTGAAGAACCAGAATATGATATTCCTTCTGCCCTCTTTGACCATGATCCACAGAATGATCTGAGTTGTGCTGCTGATGAACTAGTTAAAGAAGATTTATTAGATCAGGACCAAGCAGAATCCAGCCAACCACACATTAAACAATGCCCAAGCTCCACATTGAGGAAAGCGCACTTCAAAGTAGGTGAATCTTCAGAAAGCTTACCTTGTGATGACCAACTAGTGTGTACTTCTGGTGATAAGGATTACAACCAAGGAGGAAATAGTAATAGTTTGGCATCTGATGGAGTCTATGATACCGTTAGTCAAGTTGTTCCTGCACTGTCAGTAACTGAGACCAGCTCCTCACCAAAAAACATTTCACCAAAGCATTCTCTAAAAATTCTTCAGTTAAAATCTGAGACAAAAAAGGACCAAGATCTTGGAAAGAATACAGAAAATTATTGCAAATCCGTGGTTGATATCATTACACAGAAACCTGGACTAAAAGAAAAGGAGTCATGTGAAATGAATTCTCGCACAGATCAGAGATCTATTTCCAGTCCTATTACAAAGCCAAAGCCTTCTGTAAGACCAAAGCCTTTCCTGGTGAAGCCAGAAGCACAGAATATGGATATGAGCACTCTCAGGCGTCATCTAAGGCCTACTGGACAaattaagcacagctccaaaggaGCAAAAAATGATGATGTAGAAACCAACTCGTTAGCATCCTCTGAAAATTCAGAAGACTCCTTCACTAAAAGTACAGTTGATCTTTCAACAAATGCATCACCAGCTCAGTCTGGACTGGACATAGCAAGGCCCTGTGAGCAGGAGGCAGTGTCCTTATGTCAATACAAAACAGTGGATAAATACGAGAAAGTCCAGGATAATGAAATCAGTTTTCCAGCAGGAATAATGGTGGAGGTGCTGGAAAAACAAGATAGTGGTTGGTGGTTTATTAGAATTGGAGACTCCGAGGGATGGGCACCTGTCTATTTCTTAGAGCACGTGAGTGGCAAGCCTGCAGAGAGCAGTGCTGAGTCGGAAACGTCCAGAGGTGAGAGATCAATGAATGAAAATCAACTCaacaatactgagaaaatagacaagGTCCAGAAGTTAAACAACATTAACCTTGGTTTAAAGAGAACACCCCCAATCCCTGCAAAACCTCCTGGAGGGTTTACTAAACCAGGAGGAAGTGTGAATGGCTCAGTGAAAATGAGAAACAGTTTAAAACAGGCAGCCGTGAGGCCACAATCTGTGTTTGTTGCCCCATCTTGCAAAGAAAGTACCAACCTGGCTGGATCACTAAGGAGGAATGAATCAATGGTGTGCACAGACAATGTTAAGTCTACTGCAGTCAGCATTCGCCGAAATTCATCCTTCAATAATGTCCGGTTACGGAAGAAGATTGATGAATCTGACACTTCACACTCATCCCCAACTCCTAGCCAAACAAAGGGTAAACCTCCAGAAAAATGTGGAGTTATCGACCCAGATGCCACAGGAAGGATTTCCCATAAAAATGGAATTCCTGTATCTACTGTGAGACCAAAGCCAGTGTGCATCCAGGAGAAACCACAGTTCATGCAGAACAACTGGAGAGAGTTGTATGTTGCAATTGCTGACTATCAGGGAGATGAAGAAACCATGGGTTTCCAAGAAGGTAGTTGTGTGGAGGTGCTGGAACGCAATCCCAATGGTTGGTGGTACTGTCAAATAATAGACAGTGGACGCTGTCAAAAAGGATGGGTGCCTTCAAATTATTTAGAAAAGAAGTACTAATATTTGTTTTATATATAATATTTCTAATTTATAGATGCAATGTGCGTTGTCTAATGGAACTATCAGGCAGTCTTACACACCTGCCATGGAATAAATATTGCTATATTTCAACTGCTGGATTGCTGAGCTAGTGTATACCAGTAAGACTGTAACGTAAATATGTTTAAGTTTGTGGAAAGCTACCTGCAGACAACTGGAATCATGCAGTGAGTTTGCACATGGTGGCATCATAGTGCTGAAGTTTCAAAGTGGATTTGATTGTTTacagctggaaaaggcatgttgcATTTCCTACATGCAACAGATCTACTCAAAAGCCGGACCTTTGAGATGAGTAGGAATTTTAAGTTAATTATGATTGCTGTCCTTTGTTTTATTATTTACTTATAACAGAATAGTCAGGATTTATTCCAGATTATTTTTTTCACTGGTGCCTTTAGCATGCCACAAATTCATAAATAAGCACTCCTTCCAAATATTAAACAAATACTCTGTTAAGGTTTACCTTTTCTAGATATGACGAGGTGGCATTTAGCACTCTCCAGCCCCACCACAGTCTGGAGGAAGTGGATACTAATCAAAATCATCATCACTCTGGATTGGAAGATGTGTTACAGTGAGAGATCAGAGAGGCTGGGCTTGCTTTCCCTGAAGCAAAGAAGGTTGAGGGTATCTGCTGCATGTATATCCACAAAAATATATATAGAAGTAGATAAATTCTTTTTCTCATTGTAGACATATcaaaaaaacaagagggcattTTGGTTttaagtgaaaagtttaagtggGGATCTGACATCTTGATATGTGGAACACACTCAGAAGAGGTGGTGGAATCAAATACAATCATTACATTTGAGAAGCATTTTGACAGACACTTAATGGTAAGGCATAGAAGAATATGGTCTGAATGCAGGCAATTGGGATTTGTATACATggaaaaaaatcattaaaatcAAGACTTGTTCAGTGGTCACCAAGCTTTCTGACACTATTGTCCATAACATCAGATCAGATAAATTACTTTTTTTTGGTCTGCAGATATGCAATGAAGTAAACATTGAAAACTGTTAAGTTTTTTTTAGTCACTAAACTTCCCTGGTCTCTTTACTGATTCCAATTAGAATCTTAGAACTTTTCATTATCTATGTAACAGAAAAGATATCTAGATTACAGGTAGTAAAATTACATTTATAGTGATCCAAAATGCAGATTATGGATTACATGCATTCCTACTATTAATTGGAAACTTTCAACAGAGTCCCAGGCATTGCAAGTTCAATCTGCCCATTATATTCTTCCTAAGAACTTTATTTTTAACTACATTTGCATCAAAAATATTTATTGAATATTGCTTTTGAACATGTTGCAGAAGCAGCAATGGGTACAAAGTAGAACACAAAAAACCATGAAAACAGGAGAAGTGGGACTTAGTCCAcagtttatgtatttatttataaaaTTGTAATATTATATGGTAGATATTTTACATAATTTCTCCATGGACCCTAAGTCTTTTGTATTTTATGTCATACTGTTAGACTTGATGTAAGTATCTGGTCTGATTCATGAATGACTGGAGGGAAACTGTGTGATGTGATGTATATCACGTGCTAAACACCATATCACAGGTTTTCTCATGTTCTTAAAACAGAATACAATTGCAGACCTTTTCGGGATAATAACACGTCACCTGACATTTATTCATGAATGACCATGGTCTAAAAGCTTCAGATCATAGAATCTGAAGTAGGGCAAGTAATATGCCCTACTTGTCAAATGCTGACCAAGATCCACATTTAAgttagttccatttgcctgcttTTAGTCCCATATTCTTCTAAGCTTTCTCTATGCATGTACTAGTCaaggtgtcttttaaatgttgtaattgtacttgTCTCAATctcttcttctggcagcttgtttctgtgtgaagaaggtatccctcaggttccttttaaatctctcccctctaacCTTAAGCCTCTAgcctctagtttttgatttccTTTCACTGGGTAAATAACTGTATGCACTCATCTCTATTTATGCCCTTCTTGATTTTATACACCCCTGTAACATCAGTCCTCAGTGTCCTACACTCAAGGAGTAACGTCCTAGCCAgtccaatctctccctataatTCCTCAAGTctaagcaacattcttgtaaagcTTTTTAAAGCTGTCAACAATATACCTCAGAGGCAGCTTCAGCGACGTTTTCTACATCTGCAACTGAATTCCTCAGCTTCAATAATCTCAGTAAAAATTGGTGATAAATATTCATTAAAagctctcccatttcctgtggctCCACACACAGATGATGGCCGTGCTGATCTTTAAGGAGTCTTAATCACTCTTGAGCCACCCTTTTACTCTTGATATACCTGTGGAATCTCTTGGAATATTCCTTGACCTTGTTTGCCAGATCCATCTCATGCcctctttttgccctcctgatttctctctCATGTACTCTTAGGCTTTTTATACTTATCAAGGGATTCATTTGATCCCACTGCCTCAATCAATGGTATGATACACAATCTGCATCTTAATGTGTTGAAAACTGAATTTATGTGACCTTTGAGTTGAAACAAAAGATACCAGTTACAATGGGCCATCATTTCATTTGTAGCTCTTTCAACTGTATGTGGGCAAGAAATCAGGCCAAGACTTTTGgaaaatataatgaaaatataataatGCTTCCTCGTCTGCAGGACAATGCTCTGTAAAGCTTGCTGCCACCAGTAATGCTTGCTTTGCTACCAGTGATGTAAAAATGTAATAATGGTGTACAAATGGGTGTATCAACAGAATAATGCACAAACCATTCCGTGGAACAGAGAAGGATCCCTTTCAGAGTAGAATATTCATATATCACGGAAACTTTTAAATATCACAGGTCTCCACTTTCAATTATTGGCTGCCTATCAGGAATAAAACATTTCTAATAATGTAGTATGCACCTTGAAATCACTGTTGATATTTTATGTTTATAATATACAAGTACTGGCGcaattaaagtttacagagctgtGTTAGGTGAATTGCA from Hemitrygon akajei chromosome 23, sHemAka1.3, whole genome shotgun sequence encodes:
- the sh3pxd2aa gene encoding SH3 and PX domain-containing protein 2A isoform X3, encoding MHSMGKMCKLLKEDAGKILFKRSHVRDVAMKRLRPIDEYCRALVRLPPMISQCAEVLRFFEPCPEDLNPPKEDCGGMRKKSGSETVSEPMVLDQYVVVANYEKQENSEISLKAGEVVDVIEKSESGWWFVSTTEEQGWVPATYLESQNGTRDDLDIRTTRAGEVTKRRKAHLRRLDRRWTLGGMYNRQQNPEEKYITVQPYVNQGKDEIGFEKGVMVEVIQRNLEGWWFIRYQGKEGWAPASYLRKVKDELSPRKKPVNGPVEIIGNIMEISNLLNKKTSSEKDIQTENESKCYDHPPLTAKEISLPLPCEQSNGEATALVATEKRLSRATPGSPAVARIAPQRAEIGSPNLRQKPPPRREVSMGFQLPKPPEPPAVEVEYYTIAEFQTHIADGISFRGGQKAEVIEKNLGGWWYVQIGQKEGWAPSSYIDKRKKPNLSRRSSTLMRPKVPPPAPPTKSKPNSEETNPESERECTQQKPKFEEPEYDIPSALFDHDPQNDLSCAADELVKEDLLDQDQAESSQPHIKQCPSSTLRKAHFKVGESSESLPCDDQLVCTSGDKDYNQGGNSNSLASDGVYDTVSQVVPALSVTETSSSPKNISPKHSLKILQLKSETKKDQDLGKNTENYCKSVVDIITQKPGLKEKESCEMNSRTDQRSISSPITKPKPSVRPKPFLVKPEAQNMDMSTLRRHLRPTGQIKHSSKGAKNDDVETNSLASSENSEDSFTKSTVDLSTNASPAQSGLDIARPCEQEAVSLCQYKTVDKYEKVQDNEISFPAGIMVEVLEKQDSGWWFIRIGDSEGWAPVYFLEHVSGKPAESSAESETSRGERSMNENQLNNTEKIDKVQKLNNINLGLKRTPPIPAKPPGGFTKPGGSVNGSVKMRNSLKQAAVRPQSVFVAPSCKESTNLAGSLRRNESMVCTDNVKSTAVSIRRNSSFNNVRLRKKIDESDTSHSSPTPSQTKGKPPEKCGVIDPDATGRISHKNGIPVSTVRPKPVCIQEKPQFMQNNWRELYVAIADYQGDEETMGFQEGSCVEVLERNPNGWWYCQIIDSGRCQKGWVPSNYLEKKY
- the sh3pxd2aa gene encoding SH3 and PX domain-containing protein 2A isoform X4, which codes for MKRLRPIDEYCRALVRLPPMISQCAEVLRFFEPCPEDLNPPKEDCGGMRKKSGSETVSEPMVLDQYVVVANYEKQENSEISLKAGEVVDVIEKSESGWWFVSTTEEQGWVPATYLESQNGTRDDLDIRTTRAGEVTKRRKAHLRRLDRRWTLGGMYNRQQNPEEKYITVQPYVNQGKDEIGFEKGVMVEVIQRNLEGWWFIRYQGKEGWAPASYLRKVKDELSPRKKPVNGPVEIIGNIMEISNLLNKKTSSEKDIQTENESKCYDHPPLTAKEISLPLPCEQSNGEATALVATEKRLSRATPGSPAVARIAPQRAEIGSPNLRQKPPPRREVSMGFQLPKPPEPPAVEVEYYTIAEFQTHIADGISFRGGQKAEVIEKNLGGWWYVQIGQKEGWAPSSYIDKRKKPNLSRRSSTLMRPKVPPPAPPTKSKPNSEETNPESERECTQQKPKFEEPEYDIPSALFDHDPQNDLSCAADELVKEDLLDQDQAESSQPHIKQCPSSTLRKAHFKVGESSESLPCDDQLVCTSGDKDYNQGGNSNSLASDGVYDTVSQVVPALSVTETSSSPKNISPKHSLKILQLKSETKKDQDLGKNTENYCKSVVDIITQKPGLKEKESCEMNSRTDQRSISSPITKPKPSVRPKPFLVKPEAQNMDMSTLRRHLRPTGQIKHSSKGAKNDDVETNSLASSENSEDSFTKSTVDLSTNASPAQSGLDIARPCEQEAVSLCQYKTVDKYEKVQDNEISFPAGIMVEVLEKQDSGWWFIRIGDSEGWAPVYFLEHVSGKPAESSAESETSRGERSMNENQLNNTEKIDKVQKLNNINLGLKRTPPIPAKPPGGFTKPGGSVNGSVKMRNSLKQAAVRPQSVFVAPSCKESTNLAGSLRRNESMVCTDNVKSTAVSIRRNSSFNNVRLRKKIDESDTSHSSPTPSQTKGKPPEKCGVIDPDATGRISHKNGIPVSTVRPKPVCIQEKPQFMQNNWRELYVAIADYQGDEETMGFQEGSCVEVLERNPNGWWYCQIIDSGRCQKGWVPSNYLEKKY